One Saccharopolyspora erythraea NRRL 2338 genomic region harbors:
- a CDS encoding type I polyketide synthase, with protein sequence MTPTAQRRLADNPVAVVGLGALFPRSGDLGEFWSNVVEARDCIEEVPESHWRIDDHYDPDPEAPDKTYCKRGGFVPTVDFDPMEFGLPPNMLEVTDVLQLLSLVVAKQTLDDAGVRGAEWYDPSRTGAVLGVTGANSLTQPLATRLQTPVLKEVVRSCGLTEQDADAIADKFTRAFAPWEENSFPGMLGNVVAGRLANRFDFGGKNCTVDAACASSLAAVDMAVDELVSGRADLMVTGGCDAENTILMYLCFSKTPAFSRSGRIRPFDESSDGTLIGEGMGMLALKRLEDAERDGDRVYSVLRGMGSASDGRSKSIYAPRKEGQVLALRRAYQDAGFGPDQVGLVECHGTGTAVGDLTELSALREVYAAESDDTQFAAVGSVKSQIGHTKAAAGAASLIKVSLALHEKVLAPTINVEQPRRDADFANSPFHVAARTRPWVHDPDRPVRRAAVSSFGFGGTNFHAVLEEHAATSSTRRLHPGTRVHVWHAPTADELLDALRQDAEGIDPQEPVPAEDARLAVVATDEHELASLREQSIERLSSEPGQESFDLPGGAHYRSRSLVGSERGGKVAALFAGQGSQYVGMGARAAVAVPPVRAAFDAASASTALGRVVFPPPAFDEETGKAQQEELRRTEHAQPAIGALSSGQHRFLAELGFRADGALGHSFGELTALWAAGSLDDDGFHRLARARGRAMAVSPDGGADPGTMAAVSAGPERVRELLDGHDDVVVCNLNAPDQTVVGGGTEAVGEFVSAARDAGVDVRPLPVSGAFHTRYVAHAVEPFAAEVAGVAVREPAFPVYADTAGASYGPDEEANRDVLVGQLTSTLSFAPRLEQLHDDGFRVFVEFGPRSLLSGMVRRTLADRGDVVVLSADAGPDRDGDRALKQLAARLVVLGAPLTRLNRYAAEPARREPGKGMTIPLNGVNHVSEARREAYREALQNGYRVDQQGGAAAQTGNGDAPPPPANGHARQSNGHAPAQASNGQVARQQSNGHAPAQASNGQVARQQSDGHAPAQQSDGHAPAQQSDGQVARQHNGQASGQQPADDRQPAAHDGVPAAFGPGSVAAEHMAAHREFLDGQLRVAQQLSSMLQRESEQGPRDGMISGISAVAQQSVTVGESHMHASDVLRGFAEMETGAPPSPAVPPRRMPTAYSDQPAPPAQPAAPAPEPEEQIALPTPAPEPAPAPVPPQAPEPPQQAGDAVAPAEPARTASGEPESGGGPADAEEVRRTLLDIVAAKTGYPADMLDPGMDVEADLGIDSIKRVEIMGGLRERFPAMPEPSPEELAELRTLDDIVGLIASAGASEGGQAQAPKA encoded by the coding sequence ATGACACCAACCGCGCAACGCAGACTGGCCGACAACCCGGTCGCCGTGGTCGGGCTGGGCGCGCTGTTCCCGCGCTCCGGCGACCTCGGCGAGTTCTGGAGCAACGTCGTCGAGGCGCGGGACTGCATCGAAGAGGTCCCGGAGTCGCACTGGCGGATCGACGACCACTACGACCCCGACCCGGAAGCACCCGACAAGACCTACTGCAAGCGCGGCGGTTTCGTGCCCACCGTCGACTTCGACCCGATGGAGTTCGGGCTGCCGCCGAACATGCTCGAGGTCACCGACGTGCTGCAACTGCTGAGCCTGGTGGTGGCCAAGCAGACGCTGGACGACGCGGGCGTGCGGGGCGCCGAGTGGTACGACCCGTCGCGCACGGGCGCGGTCCTCGGGGTCACCGGCGCGAACTCGCTGACCCAGCCGCTGGCCACCCGGTTGCAGACACCGGTGCTCAAGGAGGTCGTGCGGTCCTGCGGGCTGACCGAGCAGGACGCCGACGCCATCGCCGACAAGTTCACCCGCGCGTTCGCCCCGTGGGAGGAGAACTCCTTCCCCGGCATGCTGGGCAACGTCGTGGCCGGCCGGCTGGCGAACCGGTTCGACTTCGGCGGCAAGAACTGCACCGTCGACGCGGCCTGCGCCAGCTCGCTGGCCGCGGTGGACATGGCCGTCGACGAGCTGGTGTCGGGCCGCGCGGACCTGATGGTCACCGGCGGCTGCGACGCGGAGAACACGATCCTGATGTACCTGTGCTTCTCCAAGACCCCGGCGTTCTCCCGCAGCGGCCGCATCCGGCCGTTCGACGAGTCCAGCGACGGCACGCTCATCGGCGAGGGCATGGGCATGCTCGCCCTCAAGCGGCTGGAGGACGCCGAGCGCGACGGTGACCGCGTCTACTCGGTCTTGCGCGGCATGGGGTCGGCCAGCGACGGCCGGTCCAAGAGCATCTACGCGCCGCGCAAGGAAGGCCAGGTGCTCGCGCTGCGCAGGGCCTACCAGGACGCCGGCTTCGGGCCGGACCAGGTCGGGCTGGTGGAGTGCCACGGGACCGGAACCGCGGTGGGCGACCTCACCGAGCTCTCGGCGCTGCGGGAGGTCTACGCGGCCGAGTCCGACGACACCCAGTTCGCCGCCGTGGGCAGCGTGAAGTCGCAGATCGGGCACACCAAGGCCGCCGCGGGCGCGGCCAGCCTGATCAAGGTCTCGCTCGCGCTGCACGAGAAGGTGCTGGCACCGACGATCAACGTCGAGCAGCCGCGGCGCGACGCCGACTTCGCCAACTCCCCGTTCCACGTCGCCGCGCGGACCCGGCCCTGGGTGCACGACCCCGACCGGCCGGTGCGGCGCGCGGCGGTGTCGTCGTTCGGCTTCGGGGGCACAAACTTCCACGCCGTGCTCGAAGAGCACGCGGCAACTTCGTCGACCAGGAGACTGCATCCGGGAACGCGCGTGCACGTCTGGCACGCCCCGACCGCGGACGAACTGCTCGACGCGCTGCGGCAGGACGCCGAGGGCATCGATCCGCAGGAACCGGTCCCCGCCGAGGACGCCAGGCTGGCCGTGGTCGCCACCGATGAGCATGAGCTCGCGAGCCTGCGCGAGCAGAGCATCGAGCGGCTGAGCTCCGAGCCTGGGCAGGAGTCCTTCGACCTCCCGGGCGGTGCCCACTACCGCAGCCGGTCGCTGGTCGGGTCCGAACGGGGCGGCAAGGTCGCCGCGCTGTTCGCCGGGCAGGGCAGCCAGTACGTCGGGATGGGCGCTCGCGCCGCCGTCGCGGTGCCGCCGGTGCGAGCCGCCTTCGACGCCGCATCCGCTTCGACGGCGCTTGGCCGGGTGGTGTTCCCGCCCCCGGCGTTCGACGAGGAGACCGGCAAGGCGCAGCAGGAGGAGCTGCGCCGCACCGAGCACGCCCAGCCTGCGATCGGCGCACTTTCGTCCGGACAGCACCGCTTCCTCGCCGAGCTCGGGTTCCGCGCCGACGGCGCCCTCGGGCACAGCTTCGGCGAGCTGACCGCGCTGTGGGCGGCGGGCAGCCTCGACGACGACGGCTTCCACCGGCTCGCCCGCGCCAGGGGCCGCGCCATGGCGGTCTCCCCGGACGGCGGCGCCGACCCCGGCACGATGGCCGCGGTGAGCGCGGGCCCCGAGCGGGTCCGGGAGCTGCTGGACGGCCACGACGACGTCGTGGTGTGCAACCTCAACGCACCGGACCAGACCGTGGTCGGTGGCGGCACCGAGGCGGTCGGCGAGTTCGTCTCGGCCGCCCGCGACGCCGGCGTGGACGTCCGCCCGCTGCCGGTGTCGGGCGCCTTCCACACCCGGTACGTGGCGCACGCGGTCGAACCGTTCGCCGCCGAGGTCGCCGGTGTGGCGGTGCGGGAGCCCGCCTTCCCGGTCTACGCCGACACCGCGGGCGCCTCCTACGGCCCCGACGAGGAGGCCAACCGCGATGTGCTGGTCGGCCAGCTCACCAGCACGCTCTCGTTCGCTCCGCGCCTGGAGCAGCTCCACGACGACGGCTTCCGGGTCTTCGTCGAGTTCGGTCCCAGATCCCTGCTCTCCGGCATGGTCCGGCGCACCCTTGCCGACCGGGGCGACGTCGTCGTGCTCAGCGCCGACGCCGGTCCCGACCGCGACGGCGACCGCGCGCTCAAGCAGCTCGCGGCCCGGCTGGTGGTGCTCGGCGCCCCGCTGACGCGCCTCAACCGCTATGCCGCCGAGCCCGCCCGGCGCGAGCCGGGCAAGGGGATGACGATTCCGTTGAATGGTGTGAACCACGTGTCCGAAGCACGCCGCGAGGCATACCGCGAAGCACTCCAGAACGGCTACCGCGTCGACCAGCAGGGCGGCGCGGCCGCGCAGACCGGCAACGGCGACGCACCGCCGCCCCCGGCGAACGGCCATGCGCGGCAGTCCAACGGCCACGCACCGGCGCAGGCGTCGAACGGTCAGGTGGCGAGGCAGCAGTCCAACGGCCACGCACCGGCGCAGGCGTCGAACGGTCAGGTGGCGAGGCAGCAGTCCGACGGCCACGCACCGGCGCAGCAGTCCGACGGCCACGCACCGGCGCAGCAGTCCGACGGCCAGGTCGCGAGGCAGCACAACGGCCAGGCGTCGGGGCAGCAGCCCGCGGACGACCGGCAGCCGGCGGCGCATGACGGCGTGCCTGCGGCCTTCGGACCGGGCTCGGTCGCCGCGGAGCACATGGCCGCGCACCGCGAGTTCCTCGACGGCCAGCTCCGGGTGGCGCAGCAACTGAGCTCGATGCTGCAACGGGAGTCCGAGCAAGGGCCCCGCGACGGCATGATCTCGGGCATCTCCGCGGTCGCGCAGCAGAGCGTCACCGTGGGCGAGAGCCACATGCACGCCAGCGACGTGCTCCGCGGCTTCGCCGAGATGGAAACGGGGGCGCCGCCGTCACCGGCCGTCCCGCCGCGCCGGATGCCGACCGCCTACAGCGACCAGCCCGCGCCGCCCGCCCAGCCGGCAGCCCCGGCACCGGAGCCGGAAGAGCAGATCGCGCTGCCAACTCCCGCGCCGGAGCCCGCTCCCGCCCCGGTACCGCCGCAGGCGCCGGAACCGCCGCAGCAGGCGGGGGACGCCGTCGCCCCGGCCGAGCCGGCGCGGACCGCGAGCGGCGAGCCGGAGTCCGGTGGTGGGCCTGCCGACGCCGAAGAGGTGCGCCGGACGCTGCTGGACATCGTCGCCGCCAAGACCGGCTACCCGGCCGACATGCTCGATCCCGGGATGGACGTCGAGGCCGACCTGGGCATCGACTCGATCAAGCGGGTCGAGATCATGGGCGGCCTGCGGGAGCGGTTCCCGGCGATGCCCGAACCCAGCCCGGAGGAGCTCGCCGAGCTGCGCACGCTGGACGATATCGTCGGCCTCATCGCGAGCGCCGGAGCGTCGGAAGGCGGGCAGGCTCAAGCCCCAAAAGCCTGA
- a CDS encoding KR domain-containing protein: MPARTSRLPAPDHLAGAYRTDPVVLVAGEQSPLSTALADALCAAGWRVRHEEPGDGGEPDVVLWLAPERPADWDRASSALTEALLLAGRVQEPLERVAESGRAAFVTVTRIDGGLGMSGAGDMANAVLGGVVGLVSTLAIEAPALFCRSLDLDPELSEERCAELVVAELHDARSDLVKTGYSGDGARWTVEAADADGSAGGCAAPEPGPDDLLVVTGGGRGVTAACTVGLARRYGCGALLLGRTEPADEPPWAEGVSGDAELKAAIADHLRAEGRKPTPREVGGLQRELVAQREIRQTLASIRESGAFAEYLPVDTTDAAATAEALAAYRDRVTGVVHGAGVLADQLITAKQEPEVTRVLAPKLAGLRSVLGAVDQDRLRHLMLFSSVAGFFGNRGQSDYGMANAALNSLACAFKRDHPDASVTAVNWGAWDGGMVTPELARMFAERGVELIPLQSGVDVFVNEFRPERSGDVVCVVGPGKPLSERVPPRQDGEVHLRRDLGPLTDDPVIADHVIGGAAVLPAAVAIGGMLNAVRQVRPDVRALEEFQVLSGVVFDGSVPALHLAVGDDVTASDDTGKPRYRAAARTEPPTAEPLRDLPPTTAGEPLDPYSDGTLFHGPALRGIERLLADDDRLVLGCRLRAAGIADGAYEVAAYRPEHADLLLQAVLVWVRRHLGRPSLPTAVGSVEPHAPLPDGEPFHVVVDEVRAAEGSVRATATACDPAGGVLLRFRDVDAVVSTALESKFTRSERGS, from the coding sequence ATGCCGGCGCGCACGAGCCGGCTCCCCGCCCCCGACCACCTCGCGGGCGCGTACCGCACCGACCCGGTGGTGCTGGTCGCCGGTGAGCAGTCGCCGCTGAGCACCGCGCTCGCCGATGCTCTGTGCGCCGCGGGCTGGCGGGTCCGGCACGAGGAGCCCGGCGACGGCGGCGAACCCGACGTGGTCCTCTGGCTGGCACCCGAGCGGCCCGCCGACTGGGACCGGGCGTCGTCGGCGCTGACCGAAGCGCTGTTGCTGGCCGGTCGCGTGCAGGAGCCGCTGGAGCGGGTCGCGGAGTCCGGGCGCGCGGCGTTCGTGACGGTCACCCGGATCGACGGCGGGCTCGGGATGTCCGGTGCCGGGGACATGGCGAATGCCGTGCTCGGCGGGGTGGTCGGCCTGGTCTCCACGTTGGCGATCGAGGCTCCCGCGCTGTTCTGCCGCTCGCTCGACCTGGACCCGGAACTCTCCGAGGAGCGCTGCGCCGAACTCGTGGTGGCCGAGCTGCACGACGCGCGCTCGGACCTGGTGAAGACCGGCTACTCGGGCGACGGTGCCCGCTGGACGGTCGAAGCGGCCGACGCGGACGGCTCCGCCGGCGGCTGCGCGGCACCAGAACCGGGGCCTGACGACCTGCTGGTTGTCACCGGTGGCGGACGCGGTGTCACGGCCGCGTGCACGGTCGGTCTGGCCAGGCGATACGGCTGCGGCGCGCTGCTGCTCGGACGCACCGAGCCGGCCGACGAACCGCCGTGGGCCGAAGGCGTCAGCGGCGATGCCGAGCTGAAGGCGGCCATCGCCGACCACCTGCGAGCCGAGGGGCGCAAGCCCACACCGCGCGAAGTCGGCGGCCTGCAACGGGAGCTCGTCGCGCAGCGGGAGATCCGCCAGACCCTGGCGTCGATCCGCGAGAGCGGTGCGTTCGCCGAGTACCTGCCGGTCGACACCACCGACGCGGCGGCGACCGCCGAGGCGCTGGCGGCATACCGCGACCGCGTCACCGGCGTTGTGCACGGCGCCGGGGTGCTGGCCGACCAGCTCATCACCGCCAAGCAGGAGCCGGAGGTCACGCGGGTCCTCGCGCCGAAGCTGGCGGGCCTGCGCTCGGTGCTCGGCGCGGTCGACCAGGACCGCCTGCGCCACCTGATGCTGTTCTCGTCGGTGGCTGGGTTCTTCGGCAACCGGGGGCAGTCCGACTACGGCATGGCCAACGCCGCGCTGAACTCGCTGGCCTGCGCGTTCAAGCGGGACCACCCGGATGCGTCGGTCACGGCCGTCAACTGGGGAGCATGGGACGGCGGCATGGTCACCCCCGAGCTCGCCAGGATGTTCGCCGAGCGGGGCGTCGAGCTGATCCCGCTCCAGAGCGGTGTGGACGTGTTCGTCAACGAGTTCCGGCCCGAACGCTCCGGTGATGTGGTGTGCGTTGTCGGCCCCGGCAAGCCGCTGTCCGAGCGGGTACCGCCGCGGCAGGACGGGGAAGTGCACCTGCGCCGCGACCTCGGCCCGCTCACCGACGACCCGGTGATCGCCGACCACGTCATCGGCGGTGCCGCGGTACTGCCGGCCGCGGTCGCGATCGGCGGAATGCTCAACGCGGTGCGCCAGGTGCGCCCTGATGTGCGAGCGCTGGAGGAGTTCCAGGTGCTCAGCGGCGTCGTCTTCGACGGATCGGTGCCGGCGTTGCACTTGGCGGTGGGTGACGATGTCACCGCCTCGGACGACACCGGCAAACCGCGGTACCGGGCAGCCGCGCGCACGGAACCGCCTACCGCCGAACCGCTGCGCGACCTGCCACCGACGACGGCGGGGGAGCCGCTGGACCCGTACTCCGACGGGACGTTGTTCCACGGCCCGGCGCTGCGCGGCATCGAGCGGCTGCTCGCCGACGACGACCGGCTCGTGCTGGGCTGCCGGCTCCGCGCGGCGGGCATCGCCGACGGCGCCTACGAGGTCGCCGCCTACCGGCCGGAGCACGCCGACCTGCTGCTCCAAGCGGTCCTGGTGTGGGTGCGCCGGCACCTCGGCCGGCCCAGCCTGCCCACCGCCGTCGGGAGCGTCGAACCGCACGCGCCGCTGCCGGACGGCGAACCGTTCCACGTCGTCGTCGACGAGGTCCGGGCCGCGGAGGGCTCGGTGCGGGCCACCGCCACCGCCTGCGATCCCGCGGGCGGGGTGCTCCTGCGGTTCCGCGACGTCGACGCGGTGGTCAGCACGGCATTGGAAAGCAAGTTCACGCGCAGCGAGCGGGGGAGCTGA